In one window of Kitasatospora sp. MMS16-BH015 DNA:
- a CDS encoding TerD family protein has protein sequence MGAILSRGGNASLGKEAPGAAAVTVALGWQAGPGLDLDASALLCDAAGQVVSDRHFVFFNNLRSPDGSVTHAGGKATGTDRERIAVALGAVPAAVEKIVFVVAIYEAEQRRQSFGQVGGAYIRLLDAADDREVFRYDLAEGTAGETAMLFGELYRHGADWKFRAVGQGYATGLRGIATDFGVDVGGPATPAAPPATPPAADPYAAHPAPSAPAAAAGARPAAPPSPPAAPPQSFTPPPQPLGQPQPQPQSQSFPAPIPSSLPVPQESPVTCFFDPSHGPGTAVALWSPQWGVPRQIQSCPACAQRVQTTAPPFYTPQQGYPQAGYPQQGYPQQGGYPQGGGYPQQGYPQQYQPEVHQPQQQRRGYGTGALIGAGAAGLVGGALLNEVFSDDEPDVNIVNVYEE, from the coding sequence ATGGGCGCGATCCTTTCCCGTGGCGGGAACGCATCGCTCGGCAAGGAGGCCCCCGGGGCCGCCGCCGTCACGGTGGCACTGGGCTGGCAGGCCGGGCCCGGCCTCGACCTGGACGCCTCGGCGCTGCTGTGCGACGCGGCCGGCCAGGTGGTCTCCGACCGGCACTTCGTCTTCTTCAACAACCTGCGCAGCCCCGACGGTTCGGTCACCCACGCGGGCGGCAAGGCCACCGGTACGGACCGGGAGCGGATAGCGGTCGCGCTCGGCGCCGTGCCGGCCGCCGTGGAGAAGATCGTCTTCGTGGTGGCGATCTACGAGGCCGAGCAGCGCCGCCAGAGCTTCGGCCAGGTCGGCGGCGCCTACATCCGCCTGCTCGACGCGGCCGACGACCGCGAGGTGTTCCGCTACGACCTCGCCGAGGGCACGGCCGGCGAGACGGCGATGCTCTTCGGCGAGCTCTACCGCCACGGCGCCGACTGGAAGTTCCGCGCCGTCGGCCAGGGCTACGCCACCGGCCTGCGCGGCATCGCCACCGACTTCGGCGTGGACGTGGGCGGCCCGGCCACCCCGGCCGCGCCGCCCGCCACCCCACCGGCCGCCGACCCGTACGCGGCGCACCCGGCCCCGTCGGCCCCAGCCGCCGCAGCGGGAGCGCGGCCGGCCGCACCTCCGTCGCCGCCGGCCGCACCCCCGCAGTCCTTCACCCCGCCGCCGCAGCCCCTCGGGCAGCCGCAGCCGCAGCCGCAGTCGCAGTCCTTCCCCGCCCCCATCCCGAGCAGCCTGCCCGTACCCCAGGAGAGCCCCGTGACCTGCTTCTTCGACCCCTCGCACGGCCCGGGCACGGCGGTCGCGCTCTGGTCCCCGCAGTGGGGCGTGCCGCGGCAGATCCAGTCCTGCCCGGCCTGCGCCCAGCGCGTCCAGACCACCGCCCCGCCGTTCTACACCCCGCAGCAGGGTTACCCCCAGGCCGGTTACCCCCAGCAGGGTTACCCGCAGCAGGGGGGTTACCCCCAGGGCGGCGGCTACCCGCAGCAGGGCTACCCCCAGCAGTACCAGCCGGAGGTGCACCAGCCGCAGCAGCAGCGCCGCGGCTACGGCACCGGCGCGCTGATCGGCGCCGGCGCGGCCGGCCTGGTCGGCGGTGCGCTGCTCAACGAGGTGTTCAGCGACGACGAGCCCGACGTCAACATCGTCAACGTCTACGAGGAGTAG
- a CDS encoding ATP-binding protein, producing the protein MERQQVYVAAADGERELAEELALPLAAEGYVVLHNGTVRVGDSIIAAATEALKRNTPVVLCATKEAAGSTWTNQLVNAARVGGLPVFVVQMHRDAYVDHLAVGTEVARYCDDPAQAMARLIAALHDKFPPTLPPPPPEPVSPGVTVAGGQYLDEPSGIAEFDHLLLHEFRSGMREEVQAEYPPALPARHFLELAGLWAQGSLTRTGAVLFARHPSPGQASYAVKCVRYHGTDRSASRDAVTLEGSVLTQIDGAWEFISAHTVRGELPSSSSAKAEPYHPYPQIAVREIIANAVVHRDFSRLDSCVHVRVFADRLEVSSPGTWYGESPAGDTPVELGTLESHSRKRNYQLARMLTWSRYVEGEGSGIPTAVQACREKGNAQPLVLQEEGFVTVRLLPPAEPARPEPSHITIGGHSSVTIVQPAPRQPAPWPHQVGVVPRQAFSYQGRDESAQLARLLDDHDGVALVGLGGVGKTQLAAEYARGSQGRGDLDVLVWVDARSRAGIVAGFAQATAELIPSEVEEAEVSARMFLAWLEAKGTKPPCRWLVVLDDLLDPADLSNLWPPSSPTGRTLVTTRRRYGVLSQTGLLVHPVHEYHTSEAMSYLSTRLPHEPGADLIVLAAALGNLPGALAQAADHLAETGRTCADLLEDISRPGTPLPWLTFTPAD; encoded by the coding sequence ATGGAACGACAGCAGGTGTACGTCGCCGCGGCGGACGGCGAACGGGAGTTGGCCGAGGAGCTCGCGCTGCCGCTGGCGGCGGAGGGGTACGTGGTCCTCCACAACGGCACGGTGCGGGTGGGCGATTCGATCATCGCGGCGGCGACCGAAGCACTGAAGCGGAACACCCCCGTGGTGCTCTGCGCCACCAAGGAGGCCGCCGGCAGCACCTGGACCAACCAACTGGTCAACGCCGCCCGGGTCGGCGGCCTGCCGGTGTTCGTGGTCCAGATGCACCGGGACGCGTATGTGGACCACCTCGCCGTCGGCACCGAGGTGGCCCGCTACTGCGACGACCCGGCGCAGGCCATGGCCCGCCTGATCGCTGCCCTGCACGACAAGTTCCCGCCCACACTGCCGCCACCACCGCCCGAGCCGGTCTCCCCTGGCGTCACCGTGGCCGGGGGCCAGTACCTGGACGAGCCCAGCGGCATCGCCGAGTTCGACCACCTGCTCCTGCACGAGTTCCGCAGCGGGATGCGCGAGGAGGTCCAGGCCGAGTATCCGCCGGCGCTGCCGGCCCGGCACTTCCTGGAGCTGGCCGGGCTCTGGGCCCAGGGCTCGCTGACCCGCACCGGCGCTGTGCTCTTCGCCCGCCATCCCTCGCCCGGGCAGGCGAGTTACGCCGTCAAGTGCGTCCGCTACCACGGTACCGACCGCTCGGCGAGCCGCGACGCGGTGACGCTGGAGGGCTCCGTGCTCACCCAGATCGACGGCGCCTGGGAGTTCATCTCCGCGCACACCGTCCGAGGTGAGCTCCCCTCCTCGTCCTCCGCCAAGGCCGAGCCCTACCACCCCTACCCGCAGATCGCCGTCCGCGAGATCATCGCCAACGCCGTGGTCCACCGCGACTTCAGCCGGCTCGACTCCTGCGTCCACGTCCGGGTCTTCGCGGACCGCCTGGAGGTCAGCAGCCCCGGCACCTGGTACGGCGAATCCCCGGCCGGAGACACCCCGGTGGAGCTCGGCACCCTGGAGAGCCACTCGCGCAAGCGCAACTACCAACTGGCCCGGATGCTCACCTGGTCACGGTACGTGGAGGGCGAGGGCAGCGGCATCCCGACCGCCGTCCAGGCCTGCCGGGAGAAGGGCAACGCTCAGCCGCTCGTGCTTCAGGAGGAGGGTTTCGTCACCGTCCGCCTGCTGCCGCCGGCAGAGCCCGCCAGGCCGGAGCCGAGCCACATCACGATCGGCGGCCACAGCAGTGTCACGATCGTCCAGCCGGCACCCCGCCAACCGGCCCCCTGGCCGCACCAGGTCGGCGTGGTGCCCCGGCAGGCATTCTCGTACCAAGGACGCGACGAGAGCGCACAGTTGGCCCGTCTCTTGGACGACCACGACGGGGTGGCGCTCGTCGGCCTAGGCGGGGTGGGCAAGACCCAACTCGCTGCGGAGTACGCCCGGGGCAGCCAGGGTCGCGGCGACCTGGACGTGCTGGTCTGGGTCGACGCTCGGAGCCGCGCGGGCATCGTGGCAGGCTTCGCCCAGGCCACCGCCGAACTGATCCCCTCCGAGGTCGAGGAGGCCGAGGTCTCCGCGAGGATGTTCCTGGCCTGGCTCGAAGCCAAGGGAACGAAGCCACCCTGCCGGTGGCTGGTGGTGCTGGACGACCTGCTGGACCCGGCCGATCTGTCCAACCTCTGGCCGCCATCGAGCCCGACCGGACGCACTCTGGTGACCACTCGGCGGCGGTACGGCGTGCTGTCCCAGACAGGCCTGTTGGTCCATCCCGTGCACGAGTACCACACGTCGGAAGCAATGAGCTATCTGAGCACCCGACTCCCGCACGAACCCGGCGCGGACCTCATCGTGCTCGCGGCCGCGCTGGGCAACCTCCCGGGCGCCTTGGCCCAGGCCGCCGATCACCTCGCCGAGACCGGCCGGACCTGCGCCGACCTGCTCGAAGACATCTCCCGCCCGGGCACCCCCCTACCCTGGCTGACCTTCACCCCGGCCGACTGA
- a CDS encoding cupin domain-containing protein, producing the protein MILVPAAIPERAPCFRRLIDLQLFPQALGGVTVEAVHAGTRAEESTGAEAVTVLLTGRAGWPGGELRPGHGLYHPAGTRYGISVGRSPAVLLTVHARPEPGPRCVLPAARSEDGHGEHGGSVPLARRRERGELRRAGGFEGMAVHWLATTGTVGSRRLAVATSTFVPGGTHHLHRHPAADEFFLVLLGGGDHLTENGRVRLGQGDLAYVPAGEWHGFRTRRGVTTVALYGYLGAGSLAGAGYQVREEAA; encoded by the coding sequence ATGATCCTGGTACCCGCCGCGATACCCGAACGAGCGCCGTGCTTCCGGCGGTTGATCGACCTGCAGCTCTTCCCGCAGGCCCTGGGCGGCGTCACGGTGGAGGCCGTGCACGCCGGGACGCGGGCCGAGGAGTCGACCGGGGCCGAGGCCGTGACGGTGCTGCTGACCGGCCGGGCCGGCTGGCCCGGCGGTGAACTCCGGCCCGGCCACGGGCTCTACCACCCGGCGGGCACCCGGTACGGGATCAGCGTGGGCCGCTCGCCGGCCGTGCTGCTCACCGTGCACGCCCGTCCGGAGCCGGGGCCGCGCTGTGTCCTGCCCGCCGCGCGCAGCGAGGACGGGCACGGCGAGCACGGGGGGAGCGTGCCGCTGGCCCGGCGGCGCGAGCGGGGTGAACTCCGGCGGGCCGGTGGCTTCGAGGGGATGGCCGTGCACTGGCTGGCCACCACCGGCACCGTCGGTTCCCGCCGACTGGCCGTGGCCACCTCCACCTTCGTGCCCGGCGGCACCCACCACCTGCACCGGCACCCGGCGGCGGACGAGTTCTTCCTCGTGCTGCTCGGCGGCGGCGACCACCTCACCGAGAACGGGCGGGTGCGGCTCGGCCAGGGCGACTTGGCGTACGTGCCGGCGGGGGAGTGGCACGGCTTCCGGACCAGGCGCGGGGTCACCACGGTGGCGCTGTACGGGTACCTGGGCGCGGGGAGCCTGGCCGGGGCCGGGTACCAGGTGCGCGAGGAGGCCGCCTGA
- a CDS encoding NAD(P)-dependent alcohol dehydrogenase, whose amino-acid sequence MNLATQAAVVRTPGGPFELEQVWLDVPKADEVLVRIEAVGICHTDLSVRAGRTPGPLPAVLGHEGSGVVEAVGPAVTRVRPGQRVVLTFASCGGCPPCREGSPVRCEHWPALNLYGGARLDGSATLWAADGSPLHGHFFGQSSFAGHALASERNAVPVPDGLPPELLAPLGCGVQTGAGAVLNVLRPGPGETLVVFGAGGVGLAAVLAARLTAATRILVVDLLPARLALALELGATEVIDAGAEDAVTTVRRLTGGRGAEHALETTGSVRALRQAVECLAVGGACGVVGAPPAGTEVALDVPALLGRAPRILGINQGAARPARFLPALAELVRSGRLPVERLVRCYPFAEIERAAEAARSGEVVKPVLVLT is encoded by the coding sequence ATGAACCTGGCGACGCAAGCGGCCGTGGTCCGCACCCCGGGCGGCCCGTTCGAGCTGGAGCAGGTCTGGCTGGACGTGCCCAAGGCGGACGAGGTGCTGGTGCGGATCGAGGCGGTGGGCATCTGCCACACCGACCTGAGCGTCCGAGCCGGGCGCACCCCCGGGCCGCTGCCCGCCGTGCTGGGGCACGAGGGCAGCGGGGTGGTCGAGGCGGTCGGCCCGGCGGTGACCCGGGTGCGGCCCGGGCAGCGGGTGGTGCTCACCTTCGCCTCCTGCGGCGGCTGCCCGCCCTGCCGGGAGGGCAGCCCGGTGCGCTGCGAGCACTGGCCGGCCCTCAACCTCTACGGCGGCGCCCGGCTGGACGGCAGCGCCACCCTCTGGGCCGCCGACGGATCGCCGCTGCACGGTCACTTCTTCGGCCAGTCCTCCTTCGCCGGCCATGCGTTGGCGAGCGAGCGGAACGCCGTCCCGGTGCCGGACGGACTGCCGCCCGAGCTGCTCGCCCCGCTCGGCTGCGGGGTGCAGACCGGGGCCGGTGCCGTGCTCAACGTGCTGCGGCCCGGGCCGGGCGAGACGCTGGTGGTCTTCGGCGCGGGCGGGGTCGGCCTGGCCGCTGTGCTGGCCGCCCGGCTGACCGCCGCCACCCGGATCCTGGTGGTCGACCTGCTGCCCGCCCGGCTCGCGCTCGCGCTGGAGCTGGGCGCCACCGAGGTGATCGACGCCGGGGCCGAGGATGCGGTGACCACCGTCCGGCGGCTGACCGGCGGCAGGGGGGCCGAGCACGCGCTGGAGACCACGGGCAGTGTGCGGGCGCTGCGGCAGGCGGTGGAGTGCCTGGCCGTCGGCGGCGCCTGCGGGGTGGTCGGCGCCCCGCCCGCCGGGACGGAGGTGGCCCTGGACGTGCCCGCGCTGCTCGGCCGGGCGCCCCGGATCCTCGGCATCAACCAGGGCGCGGCCCGGCCGGCCCGCTTCCTGCCCGCGCTGGCCGAACTGGTCCGGTCCGGGCGGCTGCCGGTGGAGCGGCTGGTGCGGTGCTACCCCTTCGCCGAGATCGAGCGCGCGGCCGAGGCGGCCCGCTCCGGAGAGGTGGTCAAGCCGGTGCTGGTTCTCACCTGA
- a CDS encoding LLM class flavin-dependent oxidoreductase has product MQLGVNVPNFGPGTDPGVLREWAQLVEGLGFDLLMVSDHVAITEDVAERYPAPFYEPFTTLSWLAGQTSRVRLGTTVLILPYRHPLLTARMATNLHQLSEGRLVLGVGVGWARQEFAALGVPYAERGRRTDQALAALRTAWQEEGVFVPLWIGGNSAAGLRRTLAFGDAWHPLRVTLPWLRSALAGQDLPGLAPRIALRLTDAPVHDPERLAGVGTVEQVIEDLRALRELGAEAVVLDPYHGDPAETRRPQDAWRALTTVATYWRHA; this is encoded by the coding sequence ATGCAACTAGGCGTCAACGTACCGAACTTCGGCCCCGGCACCGACCCCGGCGTGCTGCGCGAATGGGCGCAGCTGGTGGAGGGCCTCGGCTTCGACCTGCTGATGGTCTCCGACCACGTGGCGATCACCGAGGACGTGGCCGAGCGGTACCCGGCGCCGTTCTACGAGCCGTTCACCACGCTCTCCTGGCTGGCCGGGCAGACCAGCCGGGTGCGGCTCGGCACCACCGTGCTGATCCTGCCCTACCGGCACCCGCTGCTCACCGCGCGGATGGCCACCAACCTGCACCAACTCAGCGAAGGGCGGCTGGTGTTGGGGGTCGGGGTGGGCTGGGCGCGGCAGGAGTTCGCCGCCCTCGGGGTGCCGTACGCCGAGCGCGGGCGCCGCACCGACCAGGCGCTGGCCGCGCTGCGCACCGCCTGGCAGGAGGAGGGCGTCTTTGTGCCGCTCTGGATCGGCGGCAACAGCGCCGCCGGCCTGCGCCGCACCCTCGCCTTCGGCGACGCCTGGCACCCGCTGCGGGTCACCCTGCCCTGGCTGCGCTCCGCCCTGGCCGGCCAGGACCTGCCCGGCCTGGCACCCCGGATCGCGCTGCGACTCACCGACGCGCCGGTGCACGACCCCGAACGGCTCGCCGGGGTCGGTACGGTGGAGCAGGTGATCGAGGACCTCCGCGCCCTGCGCGAGCTCGGCGCCGAGGCCGTCGTGCTCGACCCCTACCACGGCGATCCGGCCGAGACCCGCCGCCCCCAGGACGCCTGGCGGGCCCTCACCACCGTGGCCACCTACTGGAGGCACGCATGA
- a CDS encoding cupin domain-containing protein: protein MRHAVIVADTRQPAEVHGVHGTRGRTRWACLARRAGLGGGWEAVEWASVPPGGVSGEHRHTRTEEVYVLLGGRGEITLDGRPHPVEAGDAVLTGLGTTHGLRNTGPENLDWLVIEMPAAPVADATDATDGPVVRHSVVTNLRRVGPVDPAAVFTGPLRLLEHVTLPPRERAVFRTEGVEHTLYVTAGSGRAATGDVRVPLMPGRALTLPLGTGAALTAGLEGLEYVHAVLTVPPREVDR from the coding sequence ATGCGTCACGCAGTGATCGTCGCGGACACCCGGCAGCCTGCCGAGGTGCACGGGGTGCACGGCACCCGGGGCCGCACCCGCTGGGCCTGCCTGGCCCGCCGGGCCGGCCTCGGCGGCGGCTGGGAAGCCGTCGAATGGGCCAGCGTGCCCCCGGGCGGGGTCAGCGGTGAACACCGCCACACCCGCACCGAAGAGGTCTACGTGCTGCTCGGCGGCCGCGGCGAGATCACCCTCGACGGCCGCCCCCACCCCGTCGAGGCCGGCGATGCCGTGCTCACCGGCCTCGGCACCACCCACGGCCTGCGCAACACCGGGCCGGAGAACCTGGACTGGCTGGTGATCGAGATGCCCGCTGCTCCTGTTGCCGATGCTACCGACGCCACCGACGGCCCGGTGGTCCGCCACAGCGTGGTGACCAACCTCCGCCGGGTCGGCCCGGTCGACCCGGCGGCCGTCTTCACCGGGCCGCTGCGCCTGCTCGAACACGTCACCCTGCCGCCGCGCGAGCGCGCGGTCTTCCGTACCGAGGGCGTCGAACACACCCTCTACGTCACGGCCGGCTCCGGCCGGGCCGCCACCGGTGACGTCCGGGTGCCGCTGATGCCCGGCCGGGCCCTCACCCTCCCGCTGGGCACCGGCGCCGCCCTGACCGCCGGCCTGGAGGGCCTGGAGTACGTCCACGCCGTCCTCACCGTCCCGCCCCGAGAGGTCGACCGATGA
- a CDS encoding ricin-type beta-trefoil lectin domain protein → MAIALRKTLALATLALTASLLPAGTAGAAAPAAQPAKRTPGLYCLANAWSTPNVGTKPCDGGDQGQHWTVTGEQISLSGARAYCLANTWGKPDISTKGCNTGDQGQYWSIQGDQIHLTFAPAYCLANTWNTQNVSTKPCDSADKGQHWVVFGDQISLGQA, encoded by the coding sequence ATGGCAATCGCCCTCCGCAAGACGCTTGCCCTCGCCACCCTGGCGCTGACCGCTTCGCTCCTCCCCGCCGGTACGGCGGGCGCCGCCGCCCCGGCGGCCCAACCGGCCAAGCGCACACCCGGCCTCTACTGCCTCGCCAACGCCTGGAGCACCCCGAACGTCGGCACCAAGCCGTGCGACGGGGGCGACCAGGGCCAGCACTGGACCGTCACGGGCGAGCAGATCTCCCTCTCCGGCGCTCGGGCCTACTGTCTCGCCAACACCTGGGGCAAGCCCGACATCTCCACCAAGGGCTGCAACACCGGTGACCAGGGCCAGTACTGGAGCATCCAGGGCGACCAGATCCACCTGACCTTCGCCCCCGCCTACTGCCTCGCCAACACCTGGAACACCCAGAACGTCTCCACCAAGCCCTGCGACTCCGCCGACAAGGGCCAGCACTGGGTGGTCTTCGGCGACCAGATCAGCCTGGGCCAGGCCTGA
- a CDS encoding VOC family protein has translation MTGHSPQRGIPGALAVHHVAYTVPDLDQAVEFFTTVLGARLLYRIGPVADAEGDWMTRQLGVDRAASAQIAMLRLGPVTNLELFEYTAPDQRRTLPRNSDWGGHHLAIAVADVDAAVAYLRAQPGVEVLGEPQTITDGGPIDGDRWVYFRAPWGLQLEVLRMPPGMPYERATEARLYAPDGPWSTPGEGS, from the coding sequence ATGACCGGCCATTCCCCCCAGCGCGGCATACCGGGTGCCCTCGCCGTGCACCATGTCGCCTACACCGTGCCGGATCTGGACCAGGCGGTGGAGTTCTTCACCACCGTGCTCGGCGCCCGGTTGCTCTACCGGATCGGACCGGTGGCGGACGCCGAGGGCGACTGGATGACCCGCCAACTCGGCGTCGACCGGGCCGCCTCCGCGCAGATCGCGATGCTGCGGCTCGGCCCGGTGACCAATCTGGAGCTGTTCGAGTACACCGCTCCCGACCAGCGCCGCACGCTGCCGCGCAACAGCGACTGGGGCGGCCACCACCTGGCCATCGCGGTGGCGGACGTGGACGCGGCGGTGGCCTACCTGCGGGCGCAGCCGGGCGTGGAGGTGCTCGGCGAACCGCAGACCATCACCGACGGCGGCCCGATCGACGGCGACCGCTGGGTCTACTTCCGCGCGCCCTGGGGCCTCCAGCTGGAGGTGCTGCGGATGCCGCCCGGCATGCCGTACGAGCGGGCCACCGAGGCCCGGCTGTACGCCCCGGACGGGCCCTGGAGCACACCGGGCGAAGGGAGTTGA
- a CDS encoding GNAT family N-acetyltransferase, giving the protein MGMTTTYLEMTAPSELRPAAVVPELGLRLLDRSSPLVRGTQAAVGADYGWRSATCTDEQWLAKLAAHPLRQYWLLTHGEEPAGVAYLEPQAPGEVELTAFGLVPEYLGRGFGGYALTLALQQAWATEPLAAERVNRVWLHTCSDDHPHALANYLRRGLRSYRVETE; this is encoded by the coding sequence ATGGGGATGACCACCACGTACCTGGAGATGACGGCGCCGAGTGAGCTCCGTCCGGCTGCCGTCGTGCCCGAGTTGGGGCTGCGGCTGCTCGACCGGTCCTCGCCGTTGGTGCGCGGCACCCAGGCGGCGGTCGGCGCGGACTACGGCTGGCGGAGTGCGACCTGCACCGACGAGCAGTGGCTGGCGAAGCTCGCGGCGCACCCGCTGCGGCAGTACTGGCTGCTCACCCACGGGGAGGAGCCGGCCGGGGTGGCCTACCTGGAGCCGCAGGCCCCCGGCGAGGTGGAGCTCACGGCCTTCGGGCTGGTGCCCGAGTACCTCGGCCGGGGGTTCGGCGGCTACGCGCTCACGTTGGCGTTGCAACAGGCCTGGGCCACCGAGCCGCTGGCGGCTGAGCGGGTCAACCGGGTCTGGCTGCACACCTGTTCCGACGACCACCCCCATGCGTTGGCGAACTACCTTCGGCGCGGCCTGCGTTCGTACCGGGTGGAGACCGAGTGA
- a CDS encoding SDR family oxidoreductase, whose protein sequence is MAAIVTGGSSGIGRAVVLALAAAGHQVAVGYRSDRAGAVRTAELAGQGLVFALDLADPAGAAAAVGRAAERLGQVDVLVNCAGVNRRSPVLTETLAEWQRILTVDLTGPFACAQEAARRMVALGRGGRIVNVTSVHEYVPILGGASYCAAKGGLGELTKVMALELAPYGITVNAVSPGETATPMNGVPDGQDAAEYPRPEIPLGRPGRAAEVAAAVAHLAAPEAAYTTGVTLTVDGGLSLTAALANQRYAAITENGDPR, encoded by the coding sequence ATGGCCGCGATCGTGACCGGGGGCAGCTCGGGGATCGGCCGGGCGGTGGTGCTGGCCCTGGCGGCGGCCGGGCACCAGGTGGCCGTGGGGTACCGGAGCGACCGGGCGGGGGCCGTGCGGACGGCCGAACTGGCCGGTCAGGGGCTGGTGTTCGCGCTGGACCTGGCGGACCCGGCCGGCGCCGCGGCGGCCGTGGGGCGGGCGGCCGAGCGGTTGGGGCAGGTGGACGTGCTGGTCAACTGTGCGGGGGTGAACCGGCGTTCGCCGGTGCTGACGGAGACGCTGGCCGAGTGGCAGCGGATCCTCACCGTCGACCTGACCGGCCCGTTCGCCTGCGCCCAGGAGGCGGCCCGCCGGATGGTGGCGCTCGGGCGGGGCGGCCGGATCGTCAACGTCACCTCGGTGCACGAGTACGTGCCGATCCTCGGCGGGGCCTCCTACTGCGCGGCCAAGGGCGGGCTCGGCGAGCTGACCAAGGTGATGGCGCTCGAACTGGCGCCGTACGGCATCACGGTCAACGCGGTGAGCCCCGGCGAGACGGCCACCCCGATGAACGGCGTGCCGGACGGGCAGGACGCCGCCGAGTACCCCCGCCCCGAGATCCCGCTCGGCCGGCCCGGCCGGGCGGCCGAAGTGGCCGCAGCCGTGGCCCACTTGGCCGCACCCGAGGCGGCCTACACCACCGGCGTGACGCTCACCGTGGACGGCGGGCTCAGCCTGACGGCCGCGCTGGCCAACCAGCGCTACGCCGCGATCACCGAGAACGGAGACCCGCGATGA
- a CDS encoding zinc-binding dehydrogenase produces MTTAAQAGPKVPAQAGTMAALRIEGPHRVALARVPRPEPGPGSVLVRTALVGLCGTDLELLHGTASYLRDGRAGYPVVFGHEWTGTVVSPGHELAVGERVVGHTMLHCGYCRMCLRGRRTLCERLREVGLYGQQGAAAEYVVMPEGSLSRVPDGVTDRAAALTEPAVTVVGGLELARCGLADRVAVIGTGTIGLLAVQLAARTAGSVDAIGIDPAGLELARRCGARRGLTPELAGRTGLGRYSLVVEASGAASAFRLGLDLLEPGGRLTVIGVAGAPAEGFAPGELALRGLEVIGVRHGLDYYDRTLRLYQDGVLDADPLIAAVLPAAEGPRAFELLANGRSGPPKLLLDFSDSADRGRADGDRADRNQADRNQADHDPADHDRGGSR; encoded by the coding sequence GTGACCACCGCGGCCCAGGCCGGCCCGAAGGTGCCCGCGCAGGCGGGCACCATGGCGGCGCTGCGGATCGAGGGGCCGCACCGGGTCGCGCTGGCCCGGGTGCCGCGCCCGGAGCCCGGCCCGGGCAGTGTGCTGGTGCGCACCGCCCTGGTGGGCCTCTGCGGCACCGACCTGGAGCTGCTGCACGGCACCGCCTCGTACCTGCGGGACGGGCGGGCGGGCTACCCCGTGGTGTTCGGCCACGAGTGGACCGGCACCGTGGTCAGCCCCGGCCACGAACTCGCCGTCGGCGAACGCGTGGTGGGCCACACCATGCTGCACTGCGGCTACTGCCGGATGTGCCTGCGCGGGCGCCGCACGCTCTGCGAACGGCTCCGCGAGGTCGGCCTCTACGGCCAGCAGGGCGCCGCCGCCGAGTACGTGGTGATGCCCGAGGGTTCGCTCAGCCGGGTGCCGGACGGGGTCACCGACCGGGCCGCGGCGCTCACCGAGCCCGCCGTGACGGTGGTCGGCGGCCTGGAGCTGGCCCGCTGCGGGCTGGCCGACCGGGTGGCCGTGATCGGCACCGGCACGATCGGCCTGCTCGCCGTCCAACTCGCCGCCCGTACCGCCGGATCGGTGGACGCGATCGGGATCGACCCGGCCGGTCTGGAGCTGGCCCGTCGGTGCGGGGCCCGGCGCGGGCTCACCCCCGAGCTGGCCGGCCGCACCGGGCTCGGCCGCTACTCCCTGGTGGTGGAGGCCAGCGGCGCGGCCAGCGCCTTCCGGCTGGGCCTCGACCTGCTGGAGCCGGGCGGCCGGCTGACCGTGATCGGGGTGGCCGGCGCCCCCGCCGAGGGCTTCGCCCCGGGCGAGTTGGCGCTGCGCGGCCTGGAGGTGATCGGCGTGCGGCACGGCCTCGACTACTACGACCGCACCCTGCGGCTCTACCAGGACGGCGTCCTGGACGCCGACCCGCTGATCGCCGCCGTGCTCCCCGCCGCCGAGGGCCCCCGTGCCTTCGAGCTGCTGGCGAACGGGCGCAGCGGCCCCCCGAAGCTGCTGCTCGACTTCTCCGACTCGGCCGACCGTGGCCGAGCTGACGGTGACCGGGCCGACCGCAACCAGGCCGACCGCAACCAGGCCGACCATGACCCGGCCGACCACGACCGAGGAGGCTCCCGATGA
- a CDS encoding nucleoside deaminase yields MTTPADEALLRRAIGLAARAITLGDAPYGSLLAAEDGTVLAEEHNTVRRDEDITAHPELKLARWAARHLSPEVAARTTMYTSCQPCGMCEGAILRSGLGRVVYALATEQLVELNPPSGQWPPVPAEGPALLAEARVPIETYYAR; encoded by the coding sequence ATGACCACCCCTGCCGACGAGGCCCTGCTGCGCCGCGCGATCGGCCTCGCGGCCCGCGCGATCACCCTCGGCGACGCCCCGTACGGCTCGCTGCTCGCGGCCGAGGACGGCACCGTGCTTGCCGAGGAGCACAACACCGTCCGCCGGGACGAAGACATCACCGCCCACCCCGAGCTCAAGCTGGCCCGCTGGGCGGCCCGCCACCTCAGCCCCGAGGTGGCCGCCCGCACCACCATGTACACCAGCTGCCAGCCCTGCGGCATGTGCGAGGGCGCCATCCTCCGCTCCGGCCTCGGCCGGGTGGTCTACGCCCTCGCCACCGAGCAGCTGGTCGAGCTCAACCCGCCCTCCGGCCAGTGGCCGCCGGTGCCGGCCGAGGGCCCGGCCCTCCTCGCGGAGGCCCGGGTGCCGATCGAGACCTACTACGCCCGCTGA